A stretch of the Rosa rugosa chromosome 5, drRosRugo1.1, whole genome shotgun sequence genome encodes the following:
- the LOC133708562 gene encoding plant UBX domain-containing protein 2: MDDMKDKVKGFIKNPFSSSSSGKFKGQGRVLGSSSAGPANSPILNRASQPPQSKPNPISTSKSSSSTSKPSPQRTQSLDQKRPELPTEPKPNRKPQEGFDPFDALITPGKRSQNGFTLNVFDCPICGKAFRSEDEVSIHVDSCVNNSADNESAEGVSGSVETSRSGLEACIGTFASGNPGSGSVEVVLRLLRNIVREPENVKFRKVRMSNPKIREAIGEVVGGIELLEFVGFELKEEEGEMWAVMEVPSAEQIGVMKKGIELLEPPKVQEPQKKEKLTSAGSGDLDEQIEPKKVDRQTRVFFSVSESVAAKIELPESFYSLSAMELKREAEARKKKIDDSQMLIPKSYREKQAKAAKKRYTKTVIRVQFPDGVVLQGVFSPAEPTSALYEYVSLALKEPCLEFELLNPAAIKRRVIPHSPAAGERPATLADEDLVPSALVKFKPIETDSIVFTGLCNELLQISEPLGSGSAVGHA, translated from the exons ATGGACGACATGAAAGACAAGGTCAAGGGCTTCATCAAGAACCCAttctcgtcttcttcctccgGCAAATTCAAGGGCCAAGGCCGAGTCTTGGGCTCCTCCTCCGCCGGTCCCGCCAATTCTCCGATCCTCAACCGCGCCTCGCAGCCTCCCCAATCGAAGCCCAACCCCATTTCCACCTCAAAGTCTTCTTCGTCAACTTCCAAGCCTTCGCCTCAGAGAACACAGAGCCTCGATCAGAAGAGACCCGAATTGCCGACGGAACCAAAGCCCAACCGCAAACCGCAAGAGGGGTTTGACCCGTTCGACGCGTTAATCACTCCGGGGAAGAGATCTCAGAATGGGTTTACCTTGAACGTGTTTGATTGCCCCATTTGCGGCAAAGCTTTCAGGTCAGAAGATGAGGTGTCCATACATGTTGATAGCTGTGTGAATAATTCAGCTGACAATGAAAGTGCGGAGGGTGTTTCGGGGTCGGTGGAGACGTCTCGGAGTGGATTGGAGGCTTGCATTGGTACATTTGCTTCGGGCAATCCCGGTTCGGGGTCTGTTGAGGTTGTGCTGAGGCTGTTGAGGAATATAGTTAGGGAACCGGAGAATGTGAAGTTCAGGAAGGTTCGGATGAGTAATCCAAAGATTAGGGAGGCTATTGGTGAGGTTGTGGGAGGCATTGAGTTGCTGGAGTTTGTGGGGTTTGAATTGAAGGAAGAGGAGGGAGAGATGTGGGCAGTGATGGAGGTTCCTTCCGCGGAGCAGATTGGTGTAATGAAGAAGGGGATAGAATTGCTGGAACCGCCCAAGGTGCAAGAACcgcagaagaaagagaagttgACATCCGCTGGTTCGGGTGACTTGGATGAACAGATTGAACCAAAGAAGGTTGACAGACAG ACCAGGGTCTTCTTTTCTGTCTCTGAAAGTGTAGCAGCAAAAATTGAGCTGCCAGAAAGTTTCTATAGCCTCTCAGCTATGGAGCTGAAAAGAGAAGCTGAAGCgagaaagaagaagattgaCGATTCGCAGATGCTGATACCGAAGTCATATAGGGAAAAGCAGGCGAAAGCTGCTAAAAAGAGGTACACAAAAACTGTTATCCGGGTCCAGTTTCCTGACGGAGTGGTGCTCCAAGGTGTTTTTTCTCCTGCAGAGCCAACTAGTGCTCTCTATGAG TACGTCAGCTTAGCATTGAAAGAGCCTTGTTTGGAATTTGAGCTGTTGAATCCTGCAGCTATCAAGCGGCGGGTGATCCCCCACTCTCCTGCAGCAGGGGAGAGACCCGCAACACTAGCTGATGAGGACTTGGTCCCCTCGGCTCTTGTCAAGTTTAAACCTATTGAAACGGATTCCATTGTTTTCACGGGGCTATGCAATGAACTCCTTCAAATTAgtgaaccactgggaagtggtTCAGCTGTTGGTCATGCATAA
- the LOC133708563 gene encoding uncharacterized protein LOC133708563 produces the protein MALEWVVLGYAAGAEAVMVLLLTLPGLDGLRKGLVAVTRNLLKPFLSVVPFCLFLLMDIYWKYENMPNCDGDSCTPSEHLRHQKSIMKSQRNALLIAAALIFYWLLYTVTHLVVRIEQLNQSVERLKKNKD, from the coding sequence ATGGCTCTAGAGTGGGTGGTGCTAGGCTACGCCGCGGGCGCAGAGGCCGTGATGGTCCTCCTCCTCACGCTCCCCGGCCTCGACGGCCTCCGCAAGGGCCTCGTGGCCGTCACGCGCAACCTCCTCAAGCCCTTCCTCTCGGTGGTGCCCTTCTGCCTCTTCCTCCTCATGGACATCTACTGGAAGTACGAGAATATGCCGAACTGCGACGGCGACTCCTGCACGCCGTCCGAGCACCTCCGCCACCAGAAGTCCATCATGAAGAGCCAGCGCAACGCGCTTCTCATCGCCGCGGCGCTCATCTTCTACTGGCTGCTCTACACCGTCACTCACCTCGTCGTCCGGATCGAGCAGCTGAACCAGAGCGTGGAGCGATTGAAGAAGAATAAGGACTGA